Proteins co-encoded in one Arachis hypogaea cultivar Tifrunner chromosome 13, arahy.Tifrunner.gnm2.J5K5, whole genome shotgun sequence genomic window:
- the LOC112783456 gene encoding protein DETOXIFICATION 16-like: MVNLLNFAIELISIMFVGHVSELALSGVSMATSFSSVTGIGLVMGMASALDTFCGQSYGAGQHGMLGVHVQKAMLVLIILCIPISIIWANTKSILILFGQDHEISTEAGRYAQLIIPYLFASSVLQCQTRFLQTQNIGIPMILSSGVATALHAALCWALVLKYDLGSRGAAISNCISYWVNVLILALYIKFSPKFSQTWTGFSVKAFHDIPSFLKLAIPSAVMVCLELWSFELMVLLSGRLPNPKLQTSVLSICVNTASTIWMIPFGLSGAISTRVSNELGAGNPWSARLAVRVVVVAAIIEGILVATLMIMIRNVWGHVYSNNVQVVRQVGFMLPILAASNFLDGLQGVVSGIVRGCGWQKMGAFINLGSYYVVGVPSAIVLAFALHLEVKGLWLGIICALVVQVLGLMIITLRIDWKKEVFTFFFLFSFFFEILVLRTSY, translated from the exons ATGGTGAATCTTCTTAATTTCGCCATTGAGCTTATTTCCATAATGTTTGTGGGTCATGTCAGCGAGTTGGCTCTCTCCGGCGTTTCCATGGccacctccttttcttctgtcacTGGTATTGGTTTAGTG ATGGGAATGGCAAGTGCCTTGGATACCTTTTGTGGCCAATCATATGGAGCAGGACAGCATGGCATGTTAGGCGTACACGTTCAAAAAGCCATGCTTGTTCTTATCATCTTATGCATACCCATCTCTATTATTTGGGCAAACACAAAATCCATATTGATTTTATTTGGCCAAGATCACGAAATCTCCACAGAAGCAGGAAGATATGCTCAGTTAATCATTCCATACCTTTTTGCCTCCAGTGTTCTTCAGTGTCAGACTAGATTTCTACAAACACAAAACATTGGAATTCCAATGATACTCAGCTCTGGGGTAGCTACTGCACTGCATGCTGCTTTGTGTTGGGCGTTAGTGTTAAAATATGACTTAGGGAGTAGAGGAGCTGCCATATCAAATTGTATATCATATTGGGTGAATGTGTTGATACTTGCGTTATACATTAAGTTTTCTCCAAAATTTTCACAAACTTGGACGGGGTTTTCAGTGAAGGCATTCCATGATATTCCTTCTTTTTTGAAACTTGCTATTCCTTCTGCTGTTATGGTTTG CTTAGAACTGTGGTCGTTTGAATTGATGGTTCTCCTATCTGGTCGTCTTCCAAATCCAAAGTTGCAAACATCAGTGCTTTCTATTTG TGTGAATACAGCATCAACTATTTGGATGATCCCGTTTGGATTAAGTGGAGCTATAAG TACTCGTGTATCTAACGAACTTGGAGCTGGTAATCCTTGGTCTGCACGTTTAGCAGTGCGTGTAGTGGTAGTAGCAGCCATTATTGAGGGTATCCTGGTTGCAACACTGATGATAATGATACGCAACGTTTGGGGCCATGTTTACAGTAACAACGTACAAGTGGTTCGACAGGTGGGATTTATGCTGCCAATTCTTGCAGCATCCAATTTCTTGGACGGGCTGCAGGGTGTTGTCTCAGGAATTGTCAGAGGATGCGGTTGGCAAAAAATGGGTGCTTTTATTAACTTAGGGTCATACTATGTAGTTGGAGTTCCGTCAGCTATTGTGTTAGCTTTCGCCTTGCATCTTGAAGTAAAG GGACTCTGGCTTGGAATTATATGTGCCCTTGTTGTTCAAGTACTTGGTCTGATGATCATAACTCTTCGAATTGATTGGAAGAAAGAggtgtttacttttttttttctttttagttttttctttgaaattttagttTTGCGTACTAGTTACTGA